The following proteins come from a genomic window of Girardinichthys multiradiatus isolate DD_20200921_A chromosome 8, DD_fGirMul_XY1, whole genome shotgun sequence:
- the egfl7 gene encoding epidermal growth factor-like protein 7 isoform X2, which produces MYRELLFSTALLFLHVMGTPQFFEHHGRACGQDLRHSVVMGTESYVQPVHKPYITLCQDHRLCSTYKTTYSLAYRQVSRLASGSHFYPDCCPGWRRFHSHNCNQALCAQPCVNGGTCLKPNKCGCPPGWTGHQCQTDVDECGGRQPCAQLCVNTAGSYRCACRDGFRLYGDGRSCHQPPSPPTPTQSSQAAVGGHADAGGSFTMVENVTEEVQSLRNRVELLEKKLQLVLAPFSSFFPLPLDKSFPEKTTLLSHSFRQMDRIDSLSEQIGFLEERLGTCSCQEN; this is translated from the exons ATGTACCGAGAGCTACTCTTCTCCACCGCCCTCCTCTTCCTTCATGTGATGGGCACTCCCCAGTTTTTCGAGCACCACGG GAGGGCGTGCGGCCAGGACCTCCGTCACAGCGTTGTCATGGGAACAGAGTCCTACGTCCAGCCGGTGCACAAGCCCTACATCACCCTGTGTCAGGATCATCGCCTCTGCAGCACATACAA AACAACGTACTCGCTGGCTTACCGCCAGGTGAGCAGACTAGCGTCGGGCTCACATTTCTACCCAGACTGTTGCCCCGGCTGGCGGAGATTTCACTCACACAATTGCAACCAAg CTCTGTGTGCACAACCCTGTGTCAACGGTGGCACCTGCTTGAAACCCAATAAGTGTGGGTGCCCTCCTGGCTGGACGGGACACCAGTGCCAAACCG ATGTGGACGAGTGCGGTGGGCGACAACCATGCGCCCAGCTGTGCGTGAACACAGCTGGAAGCTACCGATGTGCCTGCAGAGATGGCTTCAGGCTTTATGGAGATGGACGTTCCTGTCACCAGCCTCCATCTCCTCCGACTCCCACCCAGAGCAGCCAGGCAGCAGTGGGTGGTCACGCTGATGCGG GAGGGAGTTTCACCATGGTGGAGAACGTCACAGAGGAGGTCCAGAGCCTGAGAAACAGAGTGGAGCTGCTGGAAAAG AAGCTGCAGTTGGTGTTGGCACCTTTCAGCAGCTTCTTCCCGCTGCCTCTGGACAAGAGCTTCCCAGAGAAGACCACTCTACTGTCCCACTCCTTCCGGCAAATGGACCGCATCGACTCCCTCAGCGAGCAGATCGGCTTCCTGGAGGAGCGCCTCGGCACAT GTTCTTGTCAGGAGAATTAG
- the egfl7 gene encoding epidermal growth factor-like protein 7 isoform X1 — protein MYRELLFSTALLFLHVMGTPQFFEHHGRRACGQDLRHSVVMGTESYVQPVHKPYITLCQDHRLCSTYKTTYSLAYRQVSRLASGSHFYPDCCPGWRRFHSHNCNQALCAQPCVNGGTCLKPNKCGCPPGWTGHQCQTDVDECGGRQPCAQLCVNTAGSYRCACRDGFRLYGDGRSCHQPPSPPTPTQSSQAAVGGHADAGGSFTMVENVTEEVQSLRNRVELLEKKLQLVLAPFSSFFPLPLDKSFPEKTTLLSHSFRQMDRIDSLSEQIGFLEERLGTCSCQEN, from the exons ATGTACCGAGAGCTACTCTTCTCCACCGCCCTCCTCTTCCTTCATGTGATGGGCACTCCCCAGTTTTTCGAGCACCACGG AAGGAGGGCGTGCGGCCAGGACCTCCGTCACAGCGTTGTCATGGGAACAGAGTCCTACGTCCAGCCGGTGCACAAGCCCTACATCACCCTGTGTCAGGATCATCGCCTCTGCAGCACATACAA AACAACGTACTCGCTGGCTTACCGCCAGGTGAGCAGACTAGCGTCGGGCTCACATTTCTACCCAGACTGTTGCCCCGGCTGGCGGAGATTTCACTCACACAATTGCAACCAAg CTCTGTGTGCACAACCCTGTGTCAACGGTGGCACCTGCTTGAAACCCAATAAGTGTGGGTGCCCTCCTGGCTGGACGGGACACCAGTGCCAAACCG ATGTGGACGAGTGCGGTGGGCGACAACCATGCGCCCAGCTGTGCGTGAACACAGCTGGAAGCTACCGATGTGCCTGCAGAGATGGCTTCAGGCTTTATGGAGATGGACGTTCCTGTCACCAGCCTCCATCTCCTCCGACTCCCACCCAGAGCAGCCAGGCAGCAGTGGGTGGTCACGCTGATGCGG GAGGGAGTTTCACCATGGTGGAGAACGTCACAGAGGAGGTCCAGAGCCTGAGAAACAGAGTGGAGCTGCTGGAAAAG AAGCTGCAGTTGGTGTTGGCACCTTTCAGCAGCTTCTTCCCGCTGCCTCTGGACAAGAGCTTCCCAGAGAAGACCACTCTACTGTCCCACTCCTTCCGGCAAATGGACCGCATCGACTCCCTCAGCGAGCAGATCGGCTTCCTGGAGGAGCGCCTCGGCACAT GTTCTTGTCAGGAGAATTAG